The following nucleotide sequence is from Thermostaphylospora chromogena.
GGGGCGGAGATGCTCGGAGAGTCGCTGGACGCGCAGGCCGTGCGGCGGGTGCCGGTGGACTGGCGTCCTCCCCTGCCGGGAAGCGCGGAGGCGCTGGCCAGGGTGCTGGCCGATCCGCGCAGAGCGGAGGCGAACGCGACCGCCGTGGCGCGGATGACGTCGGCCCGCCCGCAGCTCGTCGGAGTCCGCCCGGCCCGCGAGGTGCTCGGCCTCGCACCGGGGACGTTCCTGCACGCGGGCCCGCCGATCACCTGGGAGCGGGCCTCCGGCCCGATGCGCGGCGCGCTGATCGGCGCGATGCTGCTGGAAGGGCTGGCGGCGGACGCCGAGGAGGCCGAGCGGCGGCTCGCCGCGGGCGAGGTGCGGCTGGACTCCTGCCACCACCATCGCACGGTCGGGCCGATGGCCGGCGTGGTCAGCCCGTCGATGTGGATGTTCGAGGTGCACGACGCCGAGCACGGCGGCACCGCCTACTGCTCCCTCAACGAGGGACTGGGCAAGGTGCTGCGCTACGGCGCCTACAGCGACGAGGTGCTGACCCGGCTGCGCTGGATGGGCGACGTGCTCGGTCCCGCGCTGGCCGCCGCGCTGGAGCACAGCGGACCGATCGACCTGCGGGCGCTCATCGCGCAGGCGCTGCAGATGGGTGACGAGCTGCACAACCGCAATCGGGCGGCCACCTCGCTGCTGGTGCGCGAGATCGCCCCCTCGGTGGTGGAGGCCGCTCCTTCTCACGCGGCGGAGGTGCTGCGGTTCATCAACGGCAACGACCACTTCTTCCTCAACCCCGGCATGGCCGCCTGCAAGGTCAGCGCGGACGCCGCCCGGAACGTGCCCGGCTCCACGATGGTGGTGGCGATGGCGCGCAACGGCACCGACTTCGGCATCCAGGTCTCCGGGCTGGGCGACCGCTGGTTCACCGGCCCGGCCGGGGTGCCCGACGGCCTCTACCTCGGCGCGTACGGCCCGCAGGACGCCAATCCCGACATCGGCGACTCCACGATCACCGAGACGAACGGGCTCGGCGGGTTCGCGATGGCGGCGGCGCCGGCGATCGTCCGGTTCGTCGGCGGCGAGGTGTCGGACGCGATGGAGGCCACCCGGTCGATGTACGAGATCACGCTGGCCGAGCACCCCGCGTACCAGATCCCCGGGCTCGGTTTCCGCGGCACGCCCGTCGGCATCGACGTGACGCTGGTCGCCCGTACCGGTCTGCTGCCCGTGGTGAACACCGGGATCGCCGGCCGGGTCGCGGGCACCGGCCAGGTGGGGGCGGGCCTGGTGAGCCCGCCGGCGTCCGTCTTCACCGACGCCCTCGCCGCCCTAGCCGAGGCGGTTTGAACCACGATCTGAACGGCGCCCGCTCCGTGTGCGGAGCGGGCGCCGTTCTTTTGTTCCCCGAATCTTCACCGCCTCGGTGACGCTTTTCCGGGCTGCTTCACCGAGCCGCCGCTCCCTAATCGGATCTTCCCGCGAATGGCG
It contains:
- a CDS encoding DUF1116 domain-containing protein → MTLSMLNGEPVVITAGAEMLGESLDAQAVRRVPVDWRPPLPGSAEALARVLADPRRAEANATAVARMTSARPQLVGVRPAREVLGLAPGTFLHAGPPITWERASGPMRGALIGAMLLEGLAADAEEAERRLAAGEVRLDSCHHHRTVGPMAGVVSPSMWMFEVHDAEHGGTAYCSLNEGLGKVLRYGAYSDEVLTRLRWMGDVLGPALAAALEHSGPIDLRALIAQALQMGDELHNRNRAATSLLVREIAPSVVEAAPSHAAEVLRFINGNDHFFLNPGMAACKVSADAARNVPGSTMVVAMARNGTDFGIQVSGLGDRWFTGPAGVPDGLYLGAYGPQDANPDIGDSTITETNGLGGFAMAAAPAIVRFVGGEVSDAMEATRSMYEITLAEHPAYQIPGLGFRGTPVGIDVTLVARTGLLPVVNTGIAGRVAGTGQVGAGLVSPPASVFTDALAALAEAV